A single genomic interval of Candidatus Auribacterota bacterium harbors:
- a CDS encoding biopolymer transporter ExbD: MRRRHSARTRLTPLADINLTSMIDVIFFMLILFLLVAPIVEYGINVNLPAASAKKMEEPQTLTVNVKNTATGPRIYLDRDRLTLDELTSRLKSIAARQPDIALILRADKELNYESVIQVIDCITEAGITKLGMATVAKAETPKKQRKK; this comes from the coding sequence ACACGGCTCACCCCCCTCGCCGACATCAACCTCACGTCGATGATTGACGTGATTTTCTTCATGCTCATCCTCTTCCTCCTGGTCGCCCCGATCGTCGAGTACGGCATCAACGTGAACCTTCCCGCCGCCTCGGCGAAAAAGATGGAGGAGCCGCAGACCCTCACTGTGAATGTCAAGAACACCGCTACCGGTCCCCGTATCTACCTCGACCGCGATCGCCTCACGCTGGATGAGCTCACCTCACGGCTCAAGTCCATCGCCGCCCGACAGCCCGACATCGCCCTCATTCTGCGCGCCGACAAGGAGCTCAACTACGAGAGTGTCATCCAGGTTATCGACTGCATCACCGAGGCGGGCATCACCAAGTTGGGGATGGCGACGGTCGCGAAGGCGGAAACGCCGAAGAAGCAGCGGAAGAAATAG
- the tolB gene encoding Tol-Pal system beta propeller repeat protein TolB produces MKTATRIMFLLLSAATAISTHTPRAGAEVRITVSKKFARKTVIAVPSFEQKGGDNAQLSPTLATLLRSDLDASGYFDSVKKQKFVDEVERDDRTAGRINLKEWATLRAEMVLKADYAARGDSLSVTCRLYSVINGKNILAKAYNGDTGAAVQMIHAIANDIIKAVTGEVGLCGSQIAFVSDMTGHKEIYIMELGGTTYRQVTSGKDISLFPDWTPDRRSLVFTSFIRGFPELFIMDIASRKARALSSFPGLNAFGDVSPDGREMLLTLSKSGNPELYRMNMASGSLTRLTRTSWVESSPCWSPDARQIAFVSDATGSPQIYIMDSWGKSEPKRITFKGSYNTNPDWSPEGDKIAYCSRVGGFELRMIDMKTREEISLPRSGSDEDPSWAPDSRHVVYSSERGHKRDLWIMDVYEQAPTQITHGKGNFSAPAWSP; encoded by the coding sequence ATGAAGACTGCGACGAGAATTATGTTTCTGCTGTTGTCAGCGGCCACGGCTATCTCCACGCACACGCCGCGCGCCGGTGCCGAGGTCCGGATCACGGTCTCCAAGAAATTTGCGCGCAAGACGGTGATCGCCGTCCCCTCTTTTGAACAGAAGGGCGGCGACAACGCCCAACTATCCCCGACCCTCGCAACGCTCCTCAGGTCGGACCTGGATGCCTCCGGTTACTTCGACTCGGTAAAGAAGCAGAAATTCGTGGACGAAGTGGAGCGGGATGATCGCACGGCGGGGCGGATCAACCTGAAGGAGTGGGCGACGCTCAGAGCCGAAATGGTGCTCAAGGCGGATTACGCGGCGCGAGGGGATTCCCTCTCCGTCACCTGCCGGCTCTACTCGGTAATCAACGGCAAGAATATCCTCGCCAAGGCCTACAACGGCGATACCGGCGCGGCCGTCCAGATGATCCACGCGATCGCCAACGACATCATCAAGGCGGTCACCGGCGAGGTAGGCCTCTGCGGCTCGCAAATCGCCTTTGTCTCGGACATGACCGGCCATAAGGAGATCTATATCATGGAGCTCGGCGGGACAACCTACCGCCAGGTCACCAGCGGGAAGGACATCTCTCTCTTCCCCGACTGGACCCCCGACAGGAGGAGCCTCGTCTTCACCTCCTTTATACGTGGTTTTCCCGAGCTCTTCATCATGGACATCGCATCGAGGAAGGCGCGCGCTCTCTCCTCCTTCCCCGGCCTCAACGCCTTCGGCGACGTCTCGCCCGATGGACGGGAGATGCTGCTCACGCTGAGCAAGTCGGGCAACCCCGAGCTCTACCGGATGAACATGGCATCCGGGAGCCTGACGCGCCTGACGCGGACGAGCTGGGTCGAGTCATCGCCATGCTGGTCTCCGGACGCGCGGCAGATCGCCTTCGTATCAGACGCGACTGGGTCGCCGCAGATATACATCATGGACTCATGGGGAAAGAGCGAGCCGAAGCGCATCACCTTCAAAGGGAGCTATAACACGAATCCTGATTGGTCGCCCGAGGGAGACAAAATCGCGTACTGCTCGCGGGTGGGCGGGTTTGAGCTGCGGATGATCGATATGAAGACACGAGAGGAGATCTCGCTCCCCAGGAGCGGCAGCGATGAGGATCCGTCATGGGCGCCCGACAGCCGCCACGTCGTCTACAGCTCTGAGCGGGGCCACAAGCGCGACCTCTGGATAATGGATGTCTATGAGCAGGCGC
- a CDS encoding energy transducer TonB, protein MQAQGVRFTQVQNFLISLSGHALCFLLLVGIPSCALFSRPRKPEHKIYTFDLIDPRLISMKKTQGAPVSMEKTAPAPGAAVKAAPKKEEPKKEPPQKEKKEKKEEAPKKKPAKKKPAGEKAPPKESFLPKKTIEEKIKEQLKKIEESGAKEWVEADKADALTKPASQVKVAEQGIAGLLNTGDFTNISYNDAVASLIYQTWQPPSKTPADREGVTVVVRFRIMRDGRVINPVVERKSGSEVLDSSAIQAIKDAGPMPPLPDDYTGDSIEVCMTFVPILEEKP, encoded by the coding sequence ATGCAAGCCCAGGGCGTCAGGTTCACGCAGGTTCAAAACTTCCTCATCTCCCTCTCCGGCCACGCCCTCTGTTTCTTGCTCCTCGTCGGGATTCCCTCCTGTGCCCTCTTCAGCCGCCCGAGAAAGCCCGAGCACAAGATCTACACCTTTGATCTCATCGATCCCCGGCTCATCAGCATGAAGAAGACACAGGGCGCGCCGGTCTCCATGGAGAAAACCGCACCGGCCCCGGGGGCAGCGGTCAAGGCGGCGCCCAAGAAAGAGGAGCCCAAGAAGGAGCCTCCCCAGAAAGAAAAGAAAGAGAAAAAGGAAGAGGCCCCCAAGAAGAAGCCCGCGAAGAAAAAGCCCGCCGGGGAGAAGGCGCCCCCGAAGGAATCCTTCCTCCCCAAAAAGACCATCGAGGAAAAGATAAAAGAGCAGCTCAAGAAGATCGAGGAGAGCGGCGCGAAGGAGTGGGTCGAGGCGGACAAAGCGGACGCGCTCACCAAACCCGCCTCGCAGGTCAAGGTGGCCGAACAGGGAATCGCGGGGCTGCTCAACACGGGAGATTTCACCAACATTTCCTACAACGATGCCGTCGCCTCCCTGATCTACCAGACATGGCAGCCGCCCAGCAAAACGCCCGCCGACAGAGAGGGAGTGACGGTGGTGGTCAGATTCAGAATCATGAGAGACGGCAGGGTGATCAACCCAGTGGTCGAGAGGAAATCGGGGAGCGAGGTCCTCGACAGCTCCGCCATCCAGGCGATCAAGGACGCCGGGCCGATGCCGCCGCTTCCCGACGACTATACGGGGGATTCGATCGAGGTGTGCATGACCTTCGTACCCATCCTCGAAGAGAAGCCGTAA